A single Vulpes lagopus strain Blue_001 chromosome 3, ASM1834538v1, whole genome shotgun sequence DNA region contains:
- the LOC121486320 gene encoding transmembrane protein 258-like — MTLFLPPGEVELEAMSRYTSPVNLVVFPHLTMVLLAIGMFFTVWFFIYEVTSTKDTRNIYKELLISLVASLFMGFGVLFLLLWVGIYV; from the coding sequence ATGACCCTGTTTTTGCCACCTGGCGAAGTGGAGCTCGAGGCCATGAGCAGATACACCAGCCCAGTGAACCTTGTCGTCTTCCCCCATCTGACCATGGTGCTATTGGCAATTGGCATGTTCTTTACCGTCTGGTTCTTCATTTATGAGGTCACGTCCACCAAGGACACTCGGAATATCTACAAAGAGCTCCTCATCTCCTTGGTGGCCTCACTCTTCATGGGTTTTGGagtcctcttcctgctgctctgggTTGGCATCTACGTATGA